Proteins encoded by one window of Kribbella flavida DSM 17836:
- a CDS encoding helix-turn-helix transcriptional regulator, whose amino-acid sequence MAGERPAVGQQRREQLRDFLRTRRARLTPRDVGLPTSGRRRTPGLRREEVATLAGVGVSWYTWLEQGRAINVSVEVLDAISRALRLTGPERAHLYVLAGVNPPPAAPAPGAEITAELRHLLDAWTAGPAMLQDRSWNLLAINDAARTVFGYDDTDYNCLVSYFTNARYRALHVHWTSLAPEIVAAFRADAAKYPGDPGFAAVIRELSAISPEFVEHWQRHDVATHTQAVKAVLHPAAGELIFDKTALVVADRPEWRLELYQPRPGSGTKERYEQLLSTPLVRPA is encoded by the coding sequence ATGGCCGGTGAACGCCCTGCCGTGGGCCAGCAACGGCGCGAACAGCTGCGCGACTTCCTTCGGACCCGTCGGGCGCGGCTCACCCCCCGCGACGTCGGTCTGCCGACGTCCGGGCGACGGCGTACGCCGGGACTGCGGCGCGAGGAGGTCGCCACCCTGGCCGGCGTCGGCGTCTCCTGGTACACCTGGCTCGAGCAGGGCCGCGCCATCAACGTCTCCGTCGAGGTGCTCGACGCGATCAGCCGCGCGCTGCGGCTCACCGGCCCCGAGCGAGCGCACCTGTACGTGCTGGCCGGGGTCAACCCGCCGCCGGCCGCTCCCGCGCCCGGTGCGGAGATCACCGCGGAGCTCCGGCACCTGCTCGACGCGTGGACGGCCGGCCCCGCGATGCTCCAGGACCGCTCGTGGAACCTGCTCGCGATCAACGACGCCGCCCGGACCGTGTTCGGGTACGACGACACCGACTACAACTGCCTGGTCTCGTACTTCACCAACGCCCGGTACCGCGCCCTGCACGTGCACTGGACCTCACTCGCACCGGAAATCGTGGCGGCCTTTCGCGCCGATGCGGCGAAGTACCCCGGTGACCCGGGCTTTGCCGCGGTGATCCGGGAGCTCAGCGCCATCAGCCCGGAATTCGTGGAGCACTGGCAGCGGCACGACGTGGCCACGCACACGCAGGCGGTCAAGGCAGTGCTTCACCCCGCAGCCGGCGAGCTGATCTTCGACAAGACCGCACTGGTTGTCGCGGACCGCCCGGAGTGGCGATTGGAGCTCTACCAGCCACGCCCCGGGTCGGGGACCAAGGAGCGGTACGAGCAGCTGCTGAGCACCCCGTTGGTCCGGCCGGCCTGA
- a CDS encoding glycosyl hydrolase family 28-related protein produces MPVRRRLLAALLPAVLLTGILTTPPATAATMYPSGVGADLGPTPTTLGVTPAAGADPAGLRTGTEQGRTFWRTDQAAGTSYFSFDVDRDYVDELGTDDVVVTVTYLDSGTGTLDLQYDAQADPEASADDVQLKNTGQWQTGTFALSGIAFADRLGGADLRLSGSADITVAGLRISTAGASVTLGATPVESGISVRAGDRPENLITGVQDGRSYWQTDRTAPAPGTSFFYVNVSDTYLYDNRGLVLVSVDYFDQGSGQFGLHYDSPGDTIPERFKNSEVVTYGDTATWKTHTFALPDAVMTNRSNGADFRIHHGDGAVDLKVAAVRVAKVAGALDVTEGLNDLIDAATRAHKAAREGTRDGQYPVGSRTTLLAAIDDARAVAATPGVTDVQVKAALQNLQNKLDAFTASVVDTNFAPAGTATASSGTGVANVNDRDHGTAWTSGAGDAWLQIDLETRRAVNDVRVEWAQAYSPDYTVQVSNDGQTFTTVGRTGSPGANQFSKTRFATTTARYVRIALSGSPSYVVKELQLRESPVVVPRPTLVRTVNPTEDAVVADFDATRYGADRSGRADATKAIQRALYACQDAGGGTVWLPAGRYLVKDTLEVHSFCTLRGDRRDPDQTGRDLAKGGRGGRAPDYGTVVIADLASGDDGPSLFRIGGSAGVVGVTTWYPRQSATRPVPYNYTFEIPGGAWIGNENYMMATVQDVTLLNSYRGLGISTMPSDRGTAPSSGQVHESSTIRNIRGTALFEGARAYNGADVGTWENVTFSNAYWSQAPAAFRPPAREALDSWTRANGTGLVLGDLEWDQFHKITLSDYKVGIQVVAGQRAQFTGSFLQPDIRRTGTAILVDVIDDRWGMTLAGGHVEGSAHAIRNNSRGYVKITGTETQGALSGTVHRMSGTAPTYTQRPLPAPARKSLTVVDAPHGVGYLPTADATRAVQKALDQAGRNGGGIVYLPAGWYRIGTHLTVPANVELRGASAVPNRDQSGASGGTVLHAFEGRGTAASDTATALLTLNGSRAGIRGLRVFYPEQNPGKPEGIVAYPYAVRGKGSQTYVINAGFPNAWNGIDLTTHRNDRFVVRKVAGAFFDHAISVGRSAGGRIEGVLSNGNAVTRVGYQQPHWMNEGGIFELVIDKYMRKQATIVTVDGATGLTLFNVFAYGFHDGLVVNDGQVDAFNLGTDNLGADGHTVKVVRGDVEATNLARYNGATSTGPVTLHNVMVINVNQRPVSVQASGDGTVKLLGNESEPGTYEVGAQVTATATPGSDSVFQHWTVNGDVVSTDASYSFTVTADQVLTAHFTTG; encoded by the coding sequence ATGCCCGTACGACGACGTCTGCTGGCGGCATTGCTGCCCGCCGTGCTGCTGACCGGCATCCTGACCACTCCACCGGCCACCGCGGCGACGATGTACCCGAGCGGCGTCGGCGCCGATCTCGGTCCCACCCCGACGACTCTCGGCGTCACGCCGGCTGCCGGCGCCGATCCAGCCGGCTTGCGCACGGGAACCGAGCAGGGCCGCACCTTCTGGCGGACGGACCAGGCCGCCGGCACCAGCTACTTCAGCTTCGACGTGGACCGCGACTACGTCGACGAGCTCGGCACCGACGACGTCGTCGTCACCGTGACCTACCTCGACAGCGGCACCGGCACCCTCGATCTCCAGTACGACGCACAGGCCGATCCGGAAGCGAGCGCCGACGACGTCCAGCTGAAGAACACCGGCCAGTGGCAGACCGGCACCTTCGCCCTGTCCGGCATCGCGTTCGCAGACCGCCTCGGTGGCGCCGACCTCCGATTGTCCGGCAGCGCCGACATCACGGTGGCCGGCCTGCGGATCAGTACGGCGGGCGCCTCCGTCACGCTCGGCGCGACGCCGGTGGAGAGCGGGATCTCGGTGCGGGCCGGGGACCGGCCGGAGAACCTGATCACCGGCGTGCAGGACGGGCGTTCCTACTGGCAGACCGACCGGACCGCTCCCGCGCCGGGCACCAGCTTCTTCTACGTCAACGTGTCCGACACCTACCTGTACGACAACCGCGGCCTGGTGCTCGTCAGCGTCGACTACTTCGACCAGGGCAGCGGCCAGTTCGGGCTGCACTACGACTCCCCGGGCGACACCATTCCGGAGAGGTTCAAGAACTCCGAGGTGGTGACCTACGGCGACACCGCGACCTGGAAGACCCACACCTTCGCTCTGCCCGACGCGGTGATGACCAACCGGTCGAACGGCGCCGACTTCCGGATCCACCACGGCGACGGCGCGGTCGATCTCAAGGTGGCGGCGGTCCGGGTCGCCAAGGTCGCCGGCGCACTCGACGTCACCGAAGGCCTGAACGACCTGATCGACGCGGCGACCCGGGCCCACAAGGCCGCGCGTGAGGGCACCCGCGACGGGCAGTACCCGGTGGGCAGCCGCACCACGTTGCTCGCCGCGATCGACGACGCGCGTGCGGTGGCAGCGACTCCGGGCGTCACAGACGTCCAGGTCAAGGCCGCACTGCAAAACCTGCAGAACAAGCTCGACGCCTTCACCGCCTCCGTCGTCGACACGAACTTCGCCCCTGCCGGCACCGCGACAGCGAGCAGCGGCACCGGCGTCGCGAACGTCAACGACCGTGACCACGGAACCGCCTGGACCAGTGGCGCCGGCGACGCCTGGCTGCAGATCGACCTCGAGACGCGGCGTGCGGTGAACGACGTCCGGGTCGAGTGGGCGCAGGCCTACTCCCCCGACTACACCGTCCAGGTCTCCAACGACGGCCAGACGTTCACCACCGTCGGCCGGACCGGCTCCCCCGGCGCCAACCAGTTCAGCAAGACCCGCTTCGCCACCACGACCGCGCGCTACGTCCGGATCGCGCTCTCCGGCTCTCCGAGCTACGTGGTCAAGGAGCTCCAGCTGCGCGAGTCCCCGGTCGTCGTGCCCCGGCCGACGCTCGTCCGGACAGTGAATCCGACTGAGGACGCCGTGGTCGCCGACTTCGACGCCACCCGGTACGGCGCCGACCGCAGCGGGCGGGCCGACGCGACCAAGGCCATCCAGAGAGCTCTCTACGCCTGCCAGGACGCGGGTGGCGGCACGGTGTGGCTGCCGGCCGGCCGGTACCTGGTCAAGGACACGCTCGAAGTCCACTCGTTCTGCACCTTGCGCGGCGACCGCCGCGACCCCGACCAGACCGGACGCGACCTCGCGAAGGGCGGCCGGGGAGGGCGCGCCCCCGACTACGGAACGGTGGTGATCGCGGATCTGGCCTCCGGTGACGACGGCCCCAGCCTGTTCCGCATCGGCGGGTCGGCCGGTGTCGTCGGCGTGACCACCTGGTACCCGCGGCAGAGCGCGACCCGGCCGGTCCCGTACAACTACACCTTCGAGATCCCCGGCGGCGCCTGGATCGGCAACGAGAACTACATGATGGCGACCGTCCAGGACGTCACCCTGCTGAACTCCTACCGCGGCCTCGGCATCAGCACGATGCCCAGCGACCGGGGCACCGCGCCGAGCTCGGGCCAGGTGCACGAGTCCAGCACCATCCGGAACATCCGCGGCACCGCTCTCTTCGAGGGGGCCCGGGCCTACAACGGCGCCGACGTCGGCACCTGGGAGAACGTGACCTTCAGCAACGCCTACTGGTCGCAGGCCCCGGCCGCCTTCCGGCCGCCGGCCCGCGAGGCGCTGGACAGCTGGACCCGGGCGAACGGCACCGGACTGGTGCTCGGCGACCTGGAGTGGGACCAGTTCCACAAGATCACGCTCTCCGACTACAAGGTCGGCATCCAGGTGGTGGCCGGCCAGCGCGCCCAGTTCACCGGCAGCTTCCTGCAGCCCGACATCCGCCGCACCGGCACCGCCATTCTGGTCGACGTCATCGACGACCGCTGGGGCATGACGCTGGCCGGTGGTCACGTCGAGGGCAGCGCACACGCGATCCGGAACAACTCCCGCGGCTACGTGAAGATCACCGGCACGGAAACCCAGGGAGCGCTCTCCGGCACCGTTCACCGGATGTCGGGCACCGCTCCCACGTACACCCAGCGCCCGCTGCCCGCGCCGGCGCGCAAGAGCCTCACGGTCGTCGACGCGCCGCACGGCGTCGGCTACCTGCCCACGGCCGACGCAACCAGAGCGGTCCAGAAGGCGCTGGACCAGGCCGGCCGCAACGGCGGTGGCATCGTCTATCTGCCCGCCGGGTGGTACCGGATCGGCACCCACCTGACCGTGCCCGCCAACGTCGAGCTCCGCGGCGCTTCCGCCGTACCGAACCGGGACCAGAGCGGCGCGAGCGGCGGCACCGTGCTGCACGCCTTCGAGGGCCGCGGCACCGCCGCGTCCGACACCGCCACCGCGCTGCTCACCCTGAACGGCAGCCGGGCCGGCATCCGCGGACTGCGTGTCTTCTACCCCGAGCAGAACCCCGGCAAGCCCGAAGGCATCGTCGCCTACCCGTACGCCGTCCGCGGCAAGGGCAGCCAGACCTACGTGATCAACGCAGGCTTCCCGAACGCGTGGAACGGCATCGACCTCACCACCCACCGCAACGACCGGTTCGTCGTGCGCAAGGTGGCCGGCGCGTTCTTCGACCACGCGATCTCGGTCGGCCGCAGCGCCGGCGGCCGGATCGAGGGCGTGCTGTCCAACGGCAACGCGGTCACCCGGGTCGGCTACCAGCAGCCGCACTGGATGAACGAGGGCGGCATCTTCGAGCTGGTGATCGACAAGTACATGCGCAAGCAGGCCACGATCGTCACCGTCGACGGCGCCACCGGGCTGACGCTGTTCAACGTCTTCGCCTACGGCTTCCACGACGGCCTGGTGGTGAACGACGGCCAGGTCGACGCGTTCAACCTCGGCACCGACAACCTGGGCGCTGACGGCCACACGGTGAAGGTGGTCAGGGGCGACGTCGAGGCCACCAACCTGGCCCGCTACAACGGCGCCACCAGCACCGGTCCGGTCACCCTGCACAACGTGATGGTGATCAACGTGAACCAGCGCCCGGTCAGTGTGCAGGCCAGCGGCGACGGCACCGTGAAGCTGCTCGGCAACGAGTCCGAACCCGGCACGTACGAAGTCGGCGCGCAGGTCACCGCGACGGCCACGCCGGGATCGGATAGCGTTTTCCAGCACTGGACCGTCAACGGCGACGTGGTCTCCACCGACGCGTCGTACAGCTTCACCGTCACGGCGGACCAGGTGCTGACCGCGCACTTCACCACTGGTTAA
- a CDS encoding SDR family oxidoreductase, which yields MTVLVTGVTGKIGGGVAAALRRGGVAVRAASSRPEQAAGRPYDVVAVDLTRPETLRPALHGVRSCFLYPSTESAEGVVAELRAADVEQVVLLSSASVLLPAAGVIAAEHRAAEEVYRAGGLPLTILRPDVFATNALDWVEPIQAGEVALPYPAAQVAVVHENDVVDAAVALLNDTRHVGQDYTLTGPESITQAEQIETMAAALRTPVKIRELTGDEWRATVPYLPTPVVDALLSIWAEADGSPRDVTRTVRAITGQEPRTFAQWAGETLRPAA from the coding sequence ATGACAGTCCTGGTCACCGGTGTCACCGGCAAGATCGGCGGGGGAGTGGCCGCGGCTCTACGGCGTGGCGGTGTCGCGGTGCGGGCCGCTTCCTCCCGTCCGGAACAAGCGGCCGGCCGTCCGTACGACGTCGTTGCCGTCGACCTGACCCGGCCGGAAACGCTGCGGCCGGCGCTGCACGGCGTACGGTCGTGCTTCCTCTACCCGTCCACGGAGTCAGCCGAGGGCGTCGTCGCCGAACTGCGTGCGGCCGACGTGGAGCAGGTCGTGCTGCTGTCGTCGGCTTCGGTGCTGCTGCCGGCGGCCGGCGTGATCGCGGCTGAGCACCGGGCCGCGGAAGAGGTGTATCGCGCCGGAGGGCTGCCGCTCACGATCCTGCGCCCCGACGTGTTCGCCACGAACGCGCTCGACTGGGTGGAGCCGATCCAGGCCGGCGAGGTCGCACTTCCGTACCCGGCTGCGCAGGTCGCGGTCGTGCACGAGAACGACGTCGTGGATGCGGCGGTGGCCCTGCTGAACGACACCCGGCATGTCGGCCAGGACTACACCCTCACCGGGCCGGAGTCGATCACCCAGGCCGAGCAGATCGAAACCATGGCCGCCGCTCTCCGAACACCGGTCAAGATTCGTGAGCTGACCGGCGACGAGTGGCGTGCGACGGTCCCCTACTTGCCCACCCCCGTGGTGGACGCCCTGTTGTCCATCTGGGCCGAGGCCGACGGTTCGCCTCGCGACGTGACCCGAACGGTGCGCGCGATCACCGGTCAAGAGCCACGCACCTTCGCGCAGTGGGCCGGCGAGACCTTGCGGCCGGCGGCATGA
- a CDS encoding GNAT family N-acetyltransferase has product MTSALTRRLGPDVLLRPLRTNDAASFCEAQWRSREQLAPYEPRRDAQWYDPDFQAARIAELLERDNTVPWVLADGERVIGTVTLSNIVLGPWRNADLGYWVDVAEVGRGLATAAVTEVCAIADEILLLHRIAASTNHDNTRSQRVLLKCGFQQYGFAPRYLHIDGQWRDSNLYQRILNDREPGQPPA; this is encoded by the coding sequence ATGACCTCGGCTCTGACCCGTCGACTCGGCCCTGACGTTCTGCTCCGGCCGCTGCGAACCAATGACGCCGCGTCGTTCTGCGAGGCGCAATGGCGCAGCCGCGAGCAGCTGGCGCCGTACGAGCCGCGGCGAGATGCGCAGTGGTACGACCCGGACTTCCAGGCGGCCAGGATCGCCGAGTTGCTGGAGCGTGACAACACCGTGCCCTGGGTCCTCGCGGACGGTGAGCGGGTGATCGGCACTGTGACGCTGTCGAACATCGTCCTGGGGCCGTGGCGCAATGCCGACCTCGGCTACTGGGTCGACGTCGCGGAGGTCGGCCGGGGACTGGCGACGGCCGCGGTCACGGAGGTGTGCGCGATCGCCGACGAGATCCTGCTGCTGCATCGGATCGCGGCGAGCACGAACCACGACAACACCAGGTCGCAACGGGTGCTGCTGAAGTGCGGCTTCCAGCAGTACGGGTTCGCACCGCGCTATCTGCACATCGACGGCCAGTGGCGCGACAGCAACCTCTATCAGCGCATCCTCAACGACCGCGAGCCCGGACAGCCGCCGGCCTAG
- a CDS encoding erythromycin esterase family protein, whose translation MDEPGVRTWLQQTAWPLAGVEPGGPTGDLAPLKDLLEDVRLVGLGEATHGTREFFQLKHRLLEYLVTELGYDVLAMEASESAAPAVDAYVRGGPGDAATVVSDLGFWTWRTEEVVAMVEWMRSCNEGRPAGQQVGFAGVDPQKCSASLARVRDHLAEHAPERLELFDSGIAAEVDAGPGAKPDPTRMLVRETEALVGYLDQHEAPADVLAAARRLVRAAEVVCTAREHKDPAKTTFAVRDWLMADAVSDVAGDNGKVVLWAHNGHLAASRQTAGLWPLGKHLRDRYGSAYYAVALLCGSGAFRARRMLPGPWPGAMDGPVISNKLDRGGFNSLEGQLAAANPGDHFLDLRAAANAPVEVKKWLEEPQMFRSFGAYVQRWTYRYQFAPTHLTEEYDALAYVATTSPSRPLPDRVA comes from the coding sequence GTGGATGAGCCTGGGGTGCGCACCTGGTTGCAGCAGACGGCGTGGCCGCTGGCCGGAGTCGAACCGGGCGGGCCCACCGGCGATCTCGCCCCCTTGAAAGACCTGCTCGAGGACGTCCGCCTGGTCGGACTGGGCGAGGCGACGCACGGGACGCGCGAGTTCTTCCAGCTGAAGCACCGGCTGCTGGAGTACCTGGTGACCGAACTCGGGTACGACGTACTCGCGATGGAGGCCAGCGAGTCGGCCGCGCCCGCGGTCGACGCGTACGTGCGCGGCGGACCCGGGGACGCGGCCACGGTGGTGAGCGACCTCGGCTTCTGGACCTGGCGGACCGAGGAGGTCGTCGCGATGGTCGAGTGGATGCGCTCCTGCAACGAGGGCCGCCCGGCGGGGCAGCAGGTCGGGTTCGCCGGCGTCGACCCGCAGAAGTGCTCGGCTTCGCTCGCCCGCGTGCGCGACCACCTGGCCGAGCACGCGCCGGAACGCCTCGAACTGTTCGACAGCGGAATCGCCGCGGAGGTTGACGCCGGACCGGGCGCCAAACCCGATCCCACCCGCATGCTGGTCCGGGAGACCGAGGCACTCGTCGGGTATCTGGACCAGCACGAGGCGCCCGCCGACGTGCTGGCTGCCGCGCGTCGCTTGGTGCGTGCGGCCGAGGTGGTGTGCACGGCACGAGAGCACAAGGATCCGGCGAAGACGACCTTCGCGGTCCGTGACTGGTTGATGGCCGATGCCGTGAGTGATGTTGCCGGCGACAACGGCAAGGTCGTGCTCTGGGCGCACAACGGCCACCTCGCGGCCAGTCGGCAGACCGCCGGTCTGTGGCCGCTCGGCAAGCACCTCCGCGACCGGTACGGATCGGCGTACTACGCGGTGGCGCTGCTCTGTGGGTCCGGCGCTTTCCGGGCGCGGAGGATGCTGCCCGGTCCGTGGCCGGGCGCGATGGACGGGCCGGTGATCAGTAACAAGCTCGACCGCGGCGGCTTCAACTCGCTCGAGGGTCAACTGGCGGCCGCGAATCCCGGCGACCACTTCCTCGACCTCCGGGCCGCGGCGAACGCGCCCGTCGAGGTGAAGAAGTGGCTGGAGGAACCGCAGATGTTCCGCAGCTTCGGCGCCTACGTCCAGCGCTGGACCTACCGGTACCAGTTCGCACCGACCCACCTCACCGAGGAGTACGACGCGCTGGCGTACGTCGCGACCACCAGCCCGTCCCGGCCACTGCCCGACCGGGTCGCGTGA
- a CDS encoding TetR/AcrR family transcriptional regulator yields MDGRTRNAERSKAALLDAALTEFADHGLAGARVSEVARRAGVNKQLISYHFGGKQGLYDAVIRGWQEQERSFRAESASLGDLAVRYLEAVTADPRWAKLTARAILDAGARGASADDDDSSDLSDLHRRKQQGELADDLDPAAVLLAITGMVTAPVLYGPIPGNYADQLRRIVDRLKA; encoded by the coding sequence ATGGACGGACGGACCCGAAACGCCGAGCGCAGCAAAGCTGCTCTGCTGGACGCGGCGCTCACCGAGTTCGCCGACCATGGCCTGGCCGGCGCCCGCGTCTCGGAGGTCGCCCGCCGGGCCGGGGTGAACAAGCAGCTGATCAGCTACCACTTCGGCGGCAAGCAGGGGCTGTACGACGCGGTGATTCGCGGCTGGCAGGAGCAGGAGCGATCCTTCCGCGCAGAGTCGGCCTCGCTCGGCGATCTCGCCGTGCGTTATCTCGAAGCGGTGACGGCGGATCCCCGCTGGGCCAAGCTGACGGCACGGGCGATTCTCGACGCCGGCGCACGGGGTGCATCGGCCGACGACGACGACAGCAGCGACCTGTCCGACCTGCACCGGCGCAAGCAGCAGGGCGAGCTCGCCGACGATCTCGACCCGGCAGCGGTTTTGCTGGCGATCACCGGCATGGTGACCGCCCCGGTGCTCTACGGTCCGATCCCTGGCAACTACGCGGACCAGCTTCGCCGCATCGTGGACCGGCTCAAGGCCTGA
- a CDS encoding Gfo/Idh/MocA family protein — protein sequence MADSTTPHQVAIVGCGIIGHTHADTVAARADAVVTALVDGDEAAASALAARLTEAGQPEPTVYADLGAALAGSDVSLVAICTPSGTHAALAEQALAQKVHVVIEKPLDVDLPRARRLGAAATRAANHGVISSVISQHRFDPGSARVAEAIRAGRFGQLTSAVATVAWWRSDEYYASAGWRGTWAQDGGGALMNQGVHTVDLLLWFMGRPVSIQAQALRAAHHAIEVEDTVVATLTFENGAVATLHATTAAFPGGRTRVSVHGTAGGAELEDDVLRRFTADGKEADLPVETEPPGGHVAQYADIFDAIGNGEQPGITVHDAIDALATVRAVYVASTLQRPVKFADVLEGRYDDVDVSRGIGLPPG from the coding sequence ATGGCTGACTCGACCACGCCGCACCAGGTCGCGATCGTGGGGTGCGGCATCATCGGGCACACCCACGCCGACACCGTCGCCGCCCGGGCCGACGCGGTCGTCACCGCCCTCGTGGACGGCGACGAAGCCGCGGCCTCGGCCCTGGCGGCCCGGCTCACCGAGGCCGGGCAACCGGAGCCGACGGTGTACGCCGACCTGGGCGCGGCGCTGGCCGGGTCGGACGTCTCGCTGGTCGCGATCTGCACGCCGAGCGGGACCCACGCCGCGCTCGCGGAGCAGGCCCTGGCGCAGAAGGTGCACGTGGTGATCGAGAAGCCGCTCGACGTCGACCTGCCCCGGGCCCGCCGCCTCGGCGCGGCGGCCACCCGGGCGGCGAACCACGGCGTGATCTCCTCGGTGATCAGTCAGCACCGGTTCGATCCGGGCAGCGCGCGGGTCGCGGAGGCCATCCGTGCCGGCCGCTTCGGGCAGCTCACCTCGGCGGTCGCCACGGTGGCCTGGTGGCGCAGCGACGAGTACTACGCGTCCGCCGGCTGGCGCGGGACCTGGGCACAGGACGGCGGTGGTGCGCTGATGAACCAGGGCGTGCACACCGTCGACCTGCTGCTGTGGTTCATGGGCCGGCCGGTCAGCATCCAGGCCCAGGCCCTGCGCGCGGCTCACCACGCGATCGAGGTCGAGGACACCGTCGTCGCCACGCTCACGTTCGAGAACGGCGCGGTCGCCACGCTGCACGCGACCACCGCGGCCTTCCCCGGCGGCCGCACCCGGGTCTCGGTGCACGGCACAGCGGGCGGCGCGGAGCTGGAGGACGACGTACTGCGCCGGTTCACCGCCGACGGCAAGGAGGCGGACCTCCCGGTCGAGACCGAGCCACCCGGCGGCCACGTCGCGCAGTACGCGGACATCTTCGATGCCATCGGCAACGGCGAGCAGCCTGGCATCACCGTGCACGACGCGATCGACGCGCTGGCCACCGTCCGCGCCGTCTACGTCGCCTCGACCCTGCAGCGCCCCGTCAAGTTCGCCGACGTGCTCGAAGGCCGGTACGACGACGTCGACGTCTCCCGCGGCATCGGCTTGCCGCCCGGCTAG
- a CDS encoding NAD(P)H-binding protein, with product MGRRDLAAGGMTILVTGATGTIGRQVVRQLSAAGADVRAMTRTPTAAKLPPGVDVVYGDFEQPESWSAALAQVDRVYLFPFAYLAGSVPDDGFVTAAVRHGVNRFVVHSAAAAGFVAEAAPAGALQTHLEEERAAHRDVEVAVERTGAEWTHIRPGLFAANALGWAPVVRAGQPVRAPYGEAGYPWVHEADVAEIAVRALLSDQLVGQACTITGPAKVSQAEQVRAIADAIGREVPFEELTPAQAVDQWRSEGCPEEYLEWRLAVLADAVDGTGRLPVTSTVHQVTGREPRTFAQWAVDHAEDFR from the coding sequence GTGGGCCGGCGAGACCTTGCGGCCGGCGGCATGACCATTCTCGTCACCGGCGCCACGGGCACGATCGGCCGTCAGGTGGTGCGGCAGTTGTCAGCGGCAGGTGCTGACGTGCGCGCGATGACGCGTACGCCGACCGCTGCAAAGCTGCCGCCGGGCGTCGACGTGGTGTACGGCGACTTCGAGCAGCCGGAGTCCTGGAGCGCGGCGCTGGCCCAGGTTGACCGCGTCTACCTGTTCCCGTTCGCGTACCTGGCCGGCTCCGTGCCGGACGACGGGTTCGTCACCGCCGCCGTACGGCACGGAGTGAACCGATTCGTGGTGCACTCCGCGGCCGCGGCCGGATTCGTGGCGGAAGCCGCGCCGGCCGGTGCGCTGCAAACCCACCTCGAGGAGGAACGGGCAGCCCACCGGGACGTCGAGGTGGCGGTCGAGCGCACCGGCGCGGAGTGGACGCACATCCGGCCGGGCCTGTTCGCCGCCAACGCACTCGGGTGGGCGCCGGTGGTCCGGGCAGGACAGCCGGTCCGGGCGCCGTACGGCGAGGCGGGCTATCCGTGGGTTCACGAGGCGGACGTGGCGGAGATCGCGGTCCGGGCGCTGCTGAGTGACCAGCTCGTCGGGCAGGCCTGCACGATCACCGGTCCGGCCAAGGTCTCGCAGGCCGAGCAGGTACGCGCCATCGCCGACGCGATCGGACGTGAGGTGCCGTTCGAAGAGCTGACTCCGGCGCAGGCGGTCGACCAGTGGCGGTCCGAAGGGTGCCCGGAGGAGTACCTGGAGTGGCGGTTGGCGGTGCTTGCGGATGCTGTCGATGGGACGGGGAGGCTACCGGTGACGTCGACGGTCCACCAGGTCACCGGCCGGGAGCCGAGGACGTTCGCCCAGTGGGCAGTCGACCACGCGGAGGACTTCCGCTGA